A genomic region of Persephonella marina EX-H1 contains the following coding sequences:
- a CDS encoding endonuclease III domain-containing protein encodes MEESKILEIYRTLLDFFGYQNWWPVYSDNPFVEISFGAILTQNTSWKNVEKALKNLIDEDLVDLEKVSCIHEEKLQEIIKPAGFYKRKSRTLIEFSRRFKDIEKDKITRDLLLSVKGIGKETADSILLYALNRPYFVVDAYTRRVFSRIGFFDKNLSYDEIQELFEKNLPEDTDIYKEYHALIVELGKSFCRKKPLCKDCPLFANCKFRIYNV; translated from the coding sequence ATGGAAGAAAGTAAGATTTTAGAGATTTACAGAACGCTGCTGGATTTTTTTGGTTATCAGAACTGGTGGCCTGTTTATTCTGACAATCCTTTTGTGGAGATATCATTTGGGGCTATCCTAACACAGAACACATCATGGAAAAATGTTGAAAAAGCATTGAAAAATCTTATAGATGAAGATCTTGTAGATTTAGAAAAGGTAAGCTGTATTCATGAAGAAAAGCTCCAGGAGATAATAAAACCTGCAGGTTTTTATAAAAGAAAATCCAGAACTTTAATTGAGTTCTCAAGAAGGTTTAAAGATATTGAAAAAGATAAAATAACGAGAGATTTACTCCTTTCTGTAAAAGGAATAGGCAAAGAGACAGCGGACAGCATCTTACTTTATGCCCTTAACAGACCTTACTTTGTTGTTGATGCTTATACAAGAAGAGTATTCTCGAGGATAGGATTTTTTGATAAAAATTTAAGTTATGATGAGATTCAGGAGTTATTTGAGAAAAATCTACCTGAGGATACAGATATTTACAAAGAGTACCACGCCTTGATTGTTGAGCTTGGGAAGAGTTTCTGCAGAAAAAAGCCTTTATGCAAAGACTGCCCGTTATTTGCTAACTGTAAGTTCAGGATATATAATGTATGA
- the ispH gene encoding 4-hydroxy-3-methylbut-2-enyl diphosphate reductase has protein sequence MANIKVAESAGFCFGVKIAVDSAVEAGKKFGKAFTNGPIIHNKQVVQFLEGLNVKELKSYDQLKRGDTILIRSHGVPPKTERMLNQLGVNVIDATCPFVKKVHEKVKQLVEEGYYVVIIGEEGHPEVIGILGHLEEAGGKGIVVENMEDLIRKFPRRNKVGVVAQTTQNEEFFEEAVGYIASNVEELKVFNTICDATSVRQEEVKRLAKEVDVMIIIGGKHSGNTRRLAQISKALNPNTYHVEKADELDSEWFKNAENIGVSAGASTPDWIIKEVVERIREITG, from the coding sequence ATGGCTAATATAAAGGTTGCTGAAAGTGCTGGATTCTGTTTCGGTGTTAAAATAGCTGTAGATTCTGCTGTAGAGGCAGGAAAGAAGTTTGGAAAGGCCTTTACAAATGGCCCCATTATACATAACAAGCAGGTTGTACAGTTCCTTGAAGGACTTAATGTAAAAGAGCTTAAATCTTACGATCAGTTAAAAAGAGGGGACACGATACTTATAAGATCACACGGTGTTCCGCCTAAAACTGAGAGAATGTTAAACCAGCTTGGTGTCAATGTTATAGATGCAACATGTCCGTTTGTTAAAAAGGTTCATGAAAAGGTAAAACAGCTTGTTGAAGAAGGTTACTATGTTGTTATCATAGGTGAGGAGGGGCATCCTGAGGTTATAGGTATATTAGGCCATTTAGAGGAAGCAGGGGGGAAAGGTATCGTTGTTGAAAATATGGAAGATCTTATAAGGAAGTTTCCAAGAAGGAATAAGGTTGGGGTTGTTGCACAGACAACACAGAATGAGGAGTTTTTTGAGGAGGCTGTTGGTTATATAGCATCAAATGTTGAGGAGCTTAAGGTTTTTAACACGATATGTGACGCAACATCAGTGAGACAGGAAGAGGTGAAAAGACTGGCAAAAGAGGTTGATGTGATGATAATAATCGGTGGAAAGCACAGCGGGAATACAAGAAGGCTCGCCCAGATATCAAAAGCCTTAAATCCAAATACATACCATGTTGAGAAAGCTGATGAACTGGATTCAGAATGGTTTAAAAATGCCGAAAATATAGGGGTAAGTGCAGGTGCATCAACACCAGACTGGATAATAAAAGAGGTTGTGGAAAGGATAAGGGAAATAACAGGCTAA
- the rdgB gene encoding RdgB/HAM1 family non-canonical purine NTP pyrophosphatase, whose translation MRIDKILVATTNKGKLKEFKKLFGDLGIQILSLDDMPEKIKVEEDRETFLENAVKKAKEYGDFYKIPVIAEDAGLEVEALKNYPGVYSARFYSIDFGGVYQIKESIDRTNIEKLLDLLKDEKNRKARFVSVVVFYIPEDFGLWTEGYCYGKIAEKPEGEKGFGYDPVFIPEGYKKTMAELDLEEKNRISHRGKAVRKLMEKLRYLLS comes from the coding sequence ATGAGGATAGATAAGATACTTGTAGCAACAACAAACAAAGGAAAGCTTAAAGAGTTTAAAAAGCTTTTCGGTGATCTTGGAATACAGATACTCTCACTTGATGATATGCCTGAAAAAATAAAAGTTGAGGAAGACAGGGAAACATTCCTTGAAAATGCTGTTAAAAAGGCTAAGGAGTACGGAGATTTTTATAAGATACCTGTCATAGCGGAGGATGCAGGCCTTGAGGTTGAGGCATTAAAAAACTATCCGGGGGTTTACTCTGCAAGGTTCTACAGTATAGATTTCGGTGGTGTTTACCAGATTAAAGAGAGCATAGACAGAACAAATATTGAGAAACTACTTGATCTTCTGAAAGATGAGAAAAACAGGAAGGCAAGATTTGTAAGCGTTGTTGTTTTTTATATTCCTGAGGATTTTGGTCTGTGGACGGAAGGGTACTGTTATGGAAAGATTGCAGAAAAACCTGAAGGGGAGAAAGGTTTTGGTTACGATCCTGTTTTCATACCTGAAGGTTATAAGAAAACGATGGCAGAGCTTGATTTAGAGGAGAAAAACAGAATATCACACAGGGGTAAAGCTGTAAGAAAACTTATGGAGAAGCTAAGATATCTCCTTTCCTGA
- a CDS encoding OmpA/MotB family protein, whose product MARKKKEECPSVPAWIISFSDLMSLLLTFFILLYSMSVLDIKKLMKFLWYFQGEEAFVATKTVTVIPPISLLQKDIALEIKNRIKRILPMHAYQIEAIENYIVVRLFNDVIFKPDSAELTEKSKKALRGVANALKALDKAYSEVLINGHAYVVTKGIDPWKLSIKRAVVVAQYLIEHGVNPEKIAVTGYGNTKPVYTWNHPLLKRRNDRVEIFIKLKDFREDLMKDEKVKGGKKD is encoded by the coding sequence TTGGCACGTAAAAAGAAAGAGGAATGTCCCAGTGTTCCAGCATGGATAATAAGTTTCAGTGATTTGATGTCTCTGCTTTTAACATTTTTTATACTCCTTTACTCAATGTCTGTTCTCGATATAAAAAAACTGATGAAATTCCTCTGGTACTTTCAGGGTGAGGAGGCATTTGTAGCAACAAAAACTGTTACTGTTATACCACCTATAAGTCTTCTCCAGAAAGATATAGCCCTTGAGATAAAAAACAGGATAAAAAGAATTCTTCCAATGCACGCTTACCAGATAGAAGCTATAGAAAACTATATTGTTGTGAGACTTTTCAATGATGTGATATTCAAACCTGATTCTGCAGAGCTGACAGAAAAATCAAAAAAGGCCCTGAGAGGTGTTGCAAATGCTTTAAAGGCTCTTGATAAGGCCTATTCAGAAGTTTTAATAAACGGACATGCATATGTTGTTACAAAGGGTATTGATCCGTGGAAGCTTTCTATAAAAAGGGCTGTTGTCGTTGCACAGTACCTTATTGAGCATGGAGTTAATCCAGAGAAGATAGCTGTTACAGGTTATGGAAACACCAAACCTGTGTATACGTGGAACCATCCCCTTTTAAAAAGAAGAAATGACAGGGTAGAGATATTTATAAAACTTAAAGATTTCAGAGAAGATCTTATGAAAGATGAGAAGGTTAAAGGCGGTAAGAAGGATTAA
- a CDS encoding flagellar brake protein: protein MDERVNILVEAWRQAVEQGANYKALLIIFTVFIAVVIFFMFYMKLKEIVSLKYMKKAFFEEASLYDLTPEEAEILWKYARKLKRDPFLTLEIKATFEKVIQQYTNENPDFDDNMIRNMRKKLGFDTLPEYVPLVTTKDIDIFQTGKMFTETGKSYSVALYDKDERFMYWLLIDTHQPFDFKKGDKVKVKFLRRNDGIYTIETVIEDIIREDDKYIVKLPHVFKMERVQRRKEFRVHVQFPVSLTFKFDEEEVKIEAEAVDISSEGIRVCIPEDIHQKYRLNIGKEIYVEFKLNNRTFSFESSIRNIYREEKKVCYGLHFMKMEERDKESIVSFIIRAEQELLKQYKKLLGRSKTKRV, encoded by the coding sequence GTGGATGAGAGGGTAAACATCCTTGTTGAAGCCTGGAGGCAGGCTGTTGAACAGGGAGCAAACTATAAAGCTCTTCTAATAATATTCACCGTATTCATAGCTGTTGTTATCTTTTTTATGTTTTATATGAAGCTCAAGGAGATCGTAAGTCTTAAATACATGAAAAAAGCCTTTTTTGAAGAAGCATCACTTTACGATCTGACACCTGAAGAAGCGGAGATACTCTGGAAGTACGCAAGGAAACTTAAGAGAGATCCATTTCTCACACTGGAGATAAAGGCAACATTTGAGAAGGTTATACAGCAGTATACTAACGAAAACCCTGATTTTGACGATAATATGATAAGAAATATGAGGAAAAAGCTTGGCTTTGATACATTACCTGAATATGTGCCTCTTGTTACAACAAAGGATATCGATATCTTCCAGACAGGAAAAATGTTTACAGAGACAGGGAAGAGCTATTCCGTTGCTCTGTATGACAAGGATGAGAGATTTATGTACTGGCTACTGATAGATACGCATCAGCCATTTGACTTTAAGAAAGGGGATAAGGTTAAGGTGAAATTTTTAAGGAGAAATGATGGTATATACACAATTGAGACTGTTATTGAGGACATAATAAGGGAGGATGATAAGTATATAGTCAAGCTTCCACATGTTTTTAAGATGGAAAGGGTGCAGAGACGTAAGGAGTTCAGGGTTCATGTCCAGTTCCCCGTCAGTCTTACATTTAAATTTGATGAAGAGGAAGTGAAGATAGAGGCTGAAGCTGTGGATATTAGCTCTGAAGGTATCAGAGTATGTATCCCGGAAGATATCCATCAGAAGTACAGACTTAACATAGGAAAAGAGATATATGTGGAGTTTAAACTTAACAACAGAACATTCAGTTTTGAGTCTTCAATAAGGAATATTTACAGGGAAGAAAAGAAGGTATGTTACGGACTTCATTTTATGAAGATGGAAGAGAGGGATAAGGAATCCATTGTTAGTTTTATTATAAGAGCAGAACAGGAACTTTTAAAACAGTACAAAAAATTGTTGGGAAGATCAAAAACGAAAAGGGTGTAA
- the ruvC gene encoding crossover junction endodeoxyribonuclease RuvC gives MGKTVLGIDPGNYSTGFSIFKITGKKHRLVSSGTIKTSRKKPENFRIIYESLERTINEFSPDEIALESSFYGNNPQTIIKLGEIRGVILLLSAFYRIPVYEYTPQQVKNAITGYGWAKKEDVYLMVQKLFNIKPETNDEADAIAVGFCHCLSKNL, from the coding sequence ATGGGAAAAACAGTTCTTGGTATAGACCCGGGAAACTACAGTACCGGGTTTTCCATATTTAAGATAACAGGTAAAAAACACAGACTTGTAAGCTCTGGGACTATAAAAACATCAAGGAAAAAACCTGAAAACTTCAGAATAATATACGAATCACTTGAGAGAACGATAAATGAGTTCTCACCTGATGAGATAGCCCTTGAGTCTTCATTTTACGGTAACAACCCACAGACTATAATAAAACTTGGAGAGATCAGGGGAGTTATACTTCTTCTTTCTGCATTTTACAGGATACCTGTTTATGAGTACACACCACAGCAGGTGAAAAATGCTATAACCGGATACGGCTGGGCAAAGAAAGAGGATGTTTATCTTATGGTTCAGAAACTTTTTAATATAAAACCTGAGACAAATGATGAGGCTGACGCTATAGCTGTTGGATTCTGTCACTGTTTATCAAAAAATCTTTAA
- a CDS encoding multiheme c-type cytochrome has protein sequence MIWLILAVSIFFTGCDSIKDLFIEEDLLKRPESKRCGECHRVIYSQWKESRHSKSWISEDYKKRTENYRKVKCYSCHIPYQVDPLKEPDHRKKNRHDGVNCVSCHFKDETGSIHGGYDVFSPPHPSKKDTNYKRSEICGGCHKRTYQQWKSSKTEKSCQSCHMPSKKGYLIQKFPFQYLHLKKDIHNHSFPVPIPDKGSFDLKVKLEEDRIAVMLKNLKIPHSVPTADNGRPKYYVTVELFNRGKPVYRERYLITSKDPLNYREEKLIDFYIFEDFTHLKITVERKLSWSKKREKVLEKTFRKGDILASP, from the coding sequence ATGATATGGTTAATACTGGCTGTATCAATCTTTTTTACAGGTTGTGATAGTATAAAGGATCTGTTTATTGAGGAAGATCTTTTAAAAAGGCCTGAAAGTAAAAGATGTGGAGAGTGTCACAGGGTTATATACAGTCAGTGGAAGGAGTCAAGGCACAGTAAAAGCTGGATAAGTGAAGATTATAAAAAGAGAACAGAGAACTACAGGAAGGTAAAATGTTACTCCTGCCATATACCATATCAGGTAGATCCTCTAAAGGAGCCTGATCACAGAAAGAAGAACAGACACGATGGGGTGAACTGTGTTTCCTGTCATTTTAAGGATGAGACAGGATCAATTCACGGCGGGTATGATGTTTTCTCACCGCCTCACCCTTCAAAGAAAGACACGAACTATAAAAGGTCTGAGATCTGTGGTGGATGCCATAAAAGGACATATCAGCAGTGGAAAAGCTCAAAAACGGAAAAAAGCTGTCAGAGCTGCCATATGCCTTCAAAAAAAGGTTACCTGATACAGAAATTTCCGTTCCAGTATCTACATCTGAAGAAAGATATTCACAACCATTCTTTTCCGGTTCCGATCCCGGATAAAGGATCATTTGATCTAAAAGTAAAGTTAGAGGAAGACAGAATAGCGGTTATGCTGAAAAATCTTAAGATTCCCCACTCAGTTCCAACAGCTGATAATGGGAGACCTAAATACTATGTTACAGTTGAGCTTTTTAATAGAGGGAAACCTGTTTACAGAGAGAGATACCTTATAACATCAAAGGATCCATTGAACTACAGAGAGGAAAAGCTTATAGATTTTTATATTTTTGAAGATTTTACCCATCTGAAGATAACAGTTGAGAGAAAGTTATCGTGGAGTAAAAAAAGGGAGAAAGTTCTCGAAAAAACATTCAGGAAAGGAGATATCTTAGCTTCTCCATAA
- a CDS encoding YebC/PmpR family DNA-binding transcriptional regulator, translating to MAGHSKWHNIRHKKAKMDAKRGQMFTKIIREITVAARQGGGDPEFNPRLRIAIEKAKKANMPVENIERAIKRGTGELEGVSYEEVVYEGYGPEGVAIIVECLTDNRNRTTGEVRHIFTKHGGNLGSSGCVSFLFEEKGVILVPKDKYDEETVFEKAIEAGAEDVITDDEEFYEIRTEPKELYTVKENLEKEGIEIEKAELTRIPTTTVEINDEETATKLMKLLDALEDNDDVQKVYSNFEMSQQLMEKVS from the coding sequence ATGGCTGGACATAGCAAATGGCATAACATAAGACACAAAAAAGCGAAGATGGATGCAAAAAGGGGACAGATGTTCACAAAGATAATAAGGGAGATAACTGTTGCTGCAAGACAGGGAGGTGGCGACCCTGAGTTCAATCCGAGACTGAGAATAGCTATAGAAAAAGCAAAAAAGGCGAACATGCCTGTTGAAAATATAGAAAGAGCTATTAAAAGAGGAACAGGTGAGCTTGAAGGTGTGAGCTACGAAGAGGTCGTTTATGAAGGCTACGGGCCAGAAGGTGTTGCTATCATAGTTGAGTGTCTGACTGACAACAGAAACAGAACAACAGGTGAGGTAAGACATATATTCACAAAACATGGCGGAAATCTTGGATCTTCAGGTTGTGTATCATTCCTCTTTGAAGAGAAAGGTGTGATACTGGTTCCAAAAGATAAGTACGATGAGGAAACTGTCTTTGAAAAGGCTATTGAGGCAGGAGCAGAGGATGTTATAACAGATGATGAGGAGTTTTACGAGATAAGAACAGAACCAAAAGAGCTTTACACTGTTAAGGAAAACCTTGAGAAAGAGGGCATAGAGATAGAAAAGGCAGAACTCACAAGAATCCCCACAACAACTGTTGAGATTAATGATGAGGAGACAGCAACTAAACTTATGAAACTTCTTGATGCACTTGAGGATAACGATGACGTTCAGAAAGTTTACTCTAACTTTGAGATGTCACAGCAACTGATGGAAAAAGTATCGTAA
- a CDS encoding motility protein A, producing the protein MDISTIIGIVAAFLLIVISIAIGGSPLAFVNIPSILITVGGGLSATLTSFPMKDLFSGLKAITKAMNPGLPDPMELTDFLVDVANRARKDGILALESNIDEFYGRDPFFGEIMRMLIDGQDIEEIRSNADSSLMKIEQELSTEVAVWETLGELFPAFGMIGTLIGLIQMLQNLNDPSALGPGMAVAMITTLYGAILANAFCVPVSKKLKLYKDLSLLYKESYMFTVEAINNGTNPNVLRSKLMSLFGIKGGEE; encoded by the coding sequence ATGGATATATCAACGATTATAGGTATAGTAGCCGCTTTTTTACTTATAGTTATATCTATCGCTATAGGTGGAAGTCCACTTGCCTTTGTTAATATACCTTCCATACTTATCACAGTTGGTGGTGGACTTTCTGCAACCCTTACATCCTTTCCGATGAAGGATCTTTTTTCTGGATTGAAGGCCATAACAAAAGCCATGAATCCAGGTCTTCCTGATCCGATGGAGCTTACAGACTTTCTTGTTGATGTTGCAAACAGAGCAAGGAAGGACGGTATACTGGCACTTGAATCAAATATTGATGAATTTTACGGAAGGGATCCATTTTTTGGTGAGATAATGAGAATGCTTATTGACGGTCAGGATATAGAAGAGATAAGAAGTAATGCTGATAGCTCACTTATGAAGATTGAGCAGGAGCTTTCAACGGAGGTTGCCGTCTGGGAAACTCTTGGTGAGCTTTTCCCTGCATTTGGTATGATAGGGACACTGATAGGTCTTATACAGATGCTCCAGAATCTTAACGATCCATCAGCTTTAGGTCCCGGTATGGCTGTTGCTATGATCACAACTCTTTACGGAGCTATTCTTGCAAACGCATTCTGTGTGCCTGTATCTAAAAAACTTAAGCTTTACAAGGATCTTTCACTTCTTTATAAAGAGTCTTACATGTTTACAGTTGAGGCTATAAACAATGGAACAAACCCTAACGTTTTAAGAAGTAAACTGATGTCTCTCTTTGGGATAAAAGGTGGAGAAGAATAG
- the prmC gene encoding peptide chain release factor N(5)-glutamine methyltransferase: MKIKDLIRIGSERLKEAGIKTPVTDTQILLSYVLKLPRWKLITEREEEIPKEKVMEFFSLIERRAQREPLAYITGEKAFYGLDFKIKKGVLIPRPETEILVDEVLKRIPEDKRVLGLEIGVGSGVISISLLKYRHNLFMYGVDISEKALELTRENAKIHRVSSRLKLLKSDLFKDVPHIKFDFIVSNPPYVSAEEYAGLEEEVKKEPVEALIGGKGGIEFYERIVKEGKIYLKEKGFFGFEIGYTQSDRVKKILQDEGFNVKVYKDLQDYDRVVIGERNG; this comes from the coding sequence ATGAAGATTAAGGACCTGATCAGGATAGGCAGTGAAAGACTTAAAGAGGCTGGGATAAAAACACCTGTTACGGATACGCAGATACTTCTCTCTTACGTTTTAAAACTTCCAAGATGGAAGCTTATAACGGAGAGGGAGGAGGAAATACCAAAGGAAAAGGTTATGGAATTTTTTTCCCTTATAGAAAGAAGGGCTCAGAGGGAACCACTTGCATATATAACAGGTGAAAAGGCATTTTACGGTCTTGATTTTAAGATAAAAAAAGGTGTTCTTATACCAAGACCCGAGACTGAGATACTTGTTGATGAGGTTTTAAAGAGAATTCCTGAGGATAAAAGAGTTTTGGGTCTTGAGATCGGAGTTGGTTCAGGGGTTATATCAATATCCCTTTTAAAGTACAGACATAACCTTTTTATGTATGGTGTTGATATATCTGAGAAAGCTCTGGAACTTACAAGGGAAAATGCAAAAATTCACAGGGTTTCAAGTAGATTAAAACTTTTAAAATCTGATCTTTTTAAAGATGTTCCACATATTAAGTTTGATTTTATAGTATCAAACCCACCTTATGTGTCTGCTGAGGAGTACGCTGGTCTTGAAGAAGAGGTTAAAAAAGAACCTGTTGAGGCATTGATAGGTGGTAAAGGGGGTATAGAATTTTACGAAAGGATAGTAAAAGAGGGTAAAATATATCTGAAAGAAAAAGGTTTTTTTGGATTTGAAATAGGTTATACCCAGTCGGATAGAGTTAAGAAGATACTACAGGATGAGGGTTTTAACGTAAAGGTATATAAAGACCTTCAGGATTACGACAGGGTAGTTATAGGAGAGAGAAATGGTTGA
- a CDS encoding lysophospholipid acyltransferase family protein — protein MDSYSKKGYRLFFRIRPLFKSLLRIHVEGIDNIPEKGGCIIASNHRSHLDPFVLNTVSPRPILFMAKRELFGIPLLGWIIKKAGAIPVNRNKRDINALKKSIELLKSGECVGIFPEGTRAKPKSFRKPQSGVGLLVSRTDVPVIPVRIEGTDDIFPVGSKFPKLFRSRIYVKIGKPLYFEEKEDYKSISEKIMESIKSL, from the coding sequence TTGGACAGCTACTCTAAAAAAGGTTACAGGCTTTTTTTCAGGATAAGACCCCTTTTTAAAAGTTTACTCAGGATACATGTTGAGGGTATTGATAATATACCTGAAAAAGGAGGCTGTATTATAGCCTCAAACCATAGAAGTCATCTTGATCCTTTCGTTCTTAATACGGTATCTCCAAGACCTATACTTTTTATGGCAAAAAGGGAGCTGTTCGGTATCCCTCTCCTTGGCTGGATAATAAAAAAGGCAGGAGCCATACCTGTTAACAGAAATAAAAGGGATATAAACGCTTTAAAAAAGTCTATTGAGCTTTTAAAATCCGGAGAGTGTGTTGGTATATTCCCTGAAGGGACAAGAGCTAAGCCAAAGAGTTTCAGAAAACCTCAGAGCGGCGTTGGACTTCTTGTATCAAGAACGGACGTTCCTGTTATACCTGTAAGGATTGAAGGAACAGATGATATATTTCCTGTTGGATCAAAATTTCCAAAGTTATTCAGATCACGTATCTACGTAAAGATAGGAAAGCCTTTATATTTTGAGGAAAAGGAAGATTATAAAAGTATATCTGAGAAGATTATGGAATCAATAAAATCTCTTTAG
- a CDS encoding class I SAM-dependent rRNA methyltransferase encodes MVKKVILNSSGVDKISSLNPWIYRKEIKKFPKDVEKGDIVYLYSSKGNLLGTGYINPESKISVRVLSFFKKKDIDFDFIKERILKAYRKRYRLLEKTDAVRVVHSEADGLPGLIVDLYDRYLSVQINTAGMERFRENIIKALIDIFEPEGIVEKSDEKSREKEGLKTENKVVYGKVPESIVIHENGVKFYIQLEKGQKTGFYLDQRINRFIVSEYIKEGDSVLDLFSNAGGFGIYAGIKGAKDITFVDISKNAVSLIDKNCELNGIKGYTVYRENVFKFLTDSGSMDKRYDLIILDPPSFAKNRYEVKDAIRGFKFLISRSLEILNDGGFLAVFSCSYHVSLDDLKKTVLDVSKNMRCGAEIVKHLYQDEDHPYILNIPFSLYLKGLLIRKNED; translated from the coding sequence ATGGTTAAAAAGGTTATACTTAACAGTTCAGGTGTTGATAAGATCAGTTCTCTCAATCCATGGATTTACAGGAAGGAGATTAAGAAGTTTCCTAAAGATGTGGAAAAAGGGGATATCGTTTATCTGTACTCATCAAAAGGTAATCTGTTAGGTACAGGATATATAAATCCTGAAAGCAAAATATCTGTTCGTGTTTTAAGCTTTTTTAAAAAGAAGGATATAGATTTTGATTTTATAAAAGAAAGGATCTTAAAAGCCTACAGGAAAAGGTACAGACTATTAGAAAAGACAGATGCTGTAAGGGTTGTACATTCTGAAGCTGATGGCCTTCCCGGGCTGATAGTTGATCTTTACGACAGATACCTCTCTGTACAGATAAATACAGCGGGAATGGAAAGATTCAGGGAAAATATAATAAAAGCCCTGATTGATATCTTTGAGCCTGAGGGAATTGTTGAAAAATCAGATGAGAAATCAAGGGAGAAAGAAGGCTTAAAGACGGAAAATAAGGTTGTTTATGGTAAAGTCCCTGAAAGTATTGTTATTCATGAAAATGGAGTAAAGTTCTATATCCAGCTTGAGAAAGGCCAGAAAACAGGTTTTTATCTTGATCAGAGAATAAACAGGTTCATAGTTTCTGAGTATATTAAAGAGGGTGATTCCGTACTTGATCTTTTTTCTAACGCTGGTGGTTTCGGTATATATGCAGGTATTAAAGGAGCAAAAGATATAACATTCGTTGATATATCAAAAAATGCTGTATCTTTAATAGACAAAAACTGTGAACTGAACGGCATAAAGGGATACACCGTTTACAGGGAAAATGTTTTTAAATTTCTGACAGACTCCGGAAGTATGGATAAAAGGTATGATCTTATAATTCTTGATCCCCCATCATTTGCGAAAAACAGATATGAGGTTAAAGATGCAATTAGAGGCTTTAAATTCCTTATATCAAGGAGTCTGGAGATATTAAATGATGGAGGGTTTTTAGCTGTATTTTCCTGCTCTTACCATGTTTCGCTTGATGATCTGAAAAAAACCGTTCTTGATGTCTCAAAGAACATGAGATGTGGTGCGGAGATTGTTAAACATCTTTACCAGGATGAGGATCATCCCTATATTTTAAATATACCATTCTCCCTTTATCTTAAAGGTCTACTGATAAGAAAAAATGAAGATTAA
- a CDS encoding OmpA/MotB family protein, producing MPRKKKQECKGIPGWLVSFGDLMSLLLTFFILLFSMGTISLEKFHMVIKGITESLGGRKIIHEEKILNTSNIEVEFPEMYMKLKKKRNKLQKDLNRLEQLLEKAGIEAEVEKHGSIIRFRLNTERMFPSGSATPYKEVVPLLLEVCKRLKETQFPITIEGHTDNTPIRFKSNLELSAERALSVLKLFKSCGYPDRLLSARGYGEYRPLVPNDTPENRAKNRRIEIVIDTSG from the coding sequence ATGCCCCGTAAGAAAAAACAGGAATGTAAGGGCATTCCTGGATGGCTTGTAAGTTTTGGAGATCTGATGTCACTTCTACTCACATTCTTTATACTTCTGTTCTCAATGGGAACGATCTCCCTGGAAAAATTCCATATGGTGATAAAGGGGATAACAGAATCCCTCGGGGGAAGAAAGATCATCCATGAGGAAAAGATCCTGAACACCTCAAATATTGAGGTTGAATTTCCTGAGATGTATATGAAGTTAAAAAAAAAGAGAAACAAACTTCAAAAAGATCTAAACAGACTTGAGCAGCTTCTTGAGAAAGCAGGAATTGAAGCTGAGGTTGAAAAACATGGTAGTATCATCAGGTTCAGGCTGAACACGGAAAGGATGTTTCCATCTGGAAGTGCTACACCTTATAAGGAGGTTGTCCCACTACTACTTGAGGTCTGTAAAAGGCTGAAAGAGACACAGTTCCCAATCACAATAGAGGGTCACACAGACAATACCCCTATAAGATTCAAGTCAAACCTGGAACTATCTGCAGAAAGAGCACTTTCAGTTCTGAAGCTTTTTAAAAGCTGTGGTTATCCGGACAGACTTTTATCGGCGAGAGGATACGGAGAGTACAGACCTCTCGTTCCAAACGATACCCCAGAAAACAGAGCTAAAAATAGAAGGATAGAGATAGTTATTGATACTTCAGGATAA